A DNA window from Gorilla gorilla gorilla isolate KB3781 chromosome 6, NHGRI_mGorGor1-v2.1_pri, whole genome shotgun sequence contains the following coding sequences:
- the ELN gene encoding elastin isoform X26 — protein MAGLTAAPRPGVLLLLLSILHPSRPGGVPGAIPGGVPGGVFYPGAGLGALGGGALGPGVKPLKPVPGGLAGAGLGAGLGAFPAVTFPGALVPGGVADAAAAYKAAKAGAGLGGVPGVGGLGVSAGVGGAFAGIPGVGPFGGPQPGVPLGYPIKAPKLPGGYGLPYTTGKLPYGYGPGGVAGAAGKAGYPTGTGVGPQAAAAAAAKAAAKFGAGAAGVLPGVGGAGVPGVPGAIPGIAGVGTPAAAAAAAAAAAAKAAKYGAAAGLVPGGPGFGPGVVGVPGAGVPGVGVPGAGIPVVPGAGIPGAAVPGVVSPEAAAKAAAKAAKYGARPGVGVGGIPTYGVGAGGFPGFGVGVGGIPGVAGVPSVGGVPGVGGVPGVGISPEAQAAAAAKAAKYGLVPGVGVAPGVGVAPGVGVAPGVGVAPGVGVAPGVGVAPGVGVAPGVGVAPGVGVAPGVGVAPGVGVAPGIGIVPGGVAAAAKSAAKVAAKAQLRAAAGLGAGIPGLGVGVGVPGLGVGAGVPGFGAVPGALAAAKAAKYGAAVPGVLGGLGALGGVGVPGGVVGAAPAAAAAAAKAAAKAAQFGLVGAAGLGGLGVGGLGVPGVGALGGVPPAAAAKAAKYGVAARPGFGLSPIFPGGACLGKACGRKRK, from the exons GGGTCCCTGGGGCCATTCCTGGTGGAGTTCCTGGAGGAGTCTTTTATCCAG GGGCTGGTCTCGGAGCCCTTGGAGGAGGAG CGCTGGGGCCTGGAGTCAAACCTCTTAAGCCAG TTCCCGGAGGGCTTGCGGGTGCTGGCCTTGGGGCAG GGCTCGGCGCCTTCCCCGCAGTTACCTTTCCGGGGGCTCTGGTGCCTGGTGGAGTGGCTGACGCTGCTGCAGCCTATAAAGCTGCTAAGGCTG gcgctgggcttggtggtgtccCAGGAGTTGGTGGCTTAGGAGTGTCTGCAG GTGTAGGTGGAGCTTTTGCTGGAATCCCAG GAGTTGGACCCTTTGGGGGACCGCAACCTGGAGTCCCACTGGGGTATCCCATCAAGGCCCCCAAGCTGCCTG GTGGCTATGGACTGCCCTACACCACAGGGAAACTGCCCTATG GCTATGGGCCCGGAGGAGTGGCTGGTGCAGCGGGCAAGGCTGGTTACCCAACAGGGACAG GGGTTGGCccccaggcagcagcagcagcagcagctaaaGCAGCAGCAAAGTTCG GTGCTGGAGCAGCCGGAGTCCTCCCTGGTGTTGGAGGGGCCGGTGTTCCTGGCGTGCCTGGGGCAATTCCTGGAATCGCAG GCGTTGGGACtccagctgcagctgcagctgcagctgcagcagcagccgCTAAGGCAGCCAAGTATG GAGCTGCTGCAGGCTTAGTGCCTGGTGGGCCAGGCTTTGGCCCAGGAGTAGTTGGTGTCCCAGGAGCTGGTGTTCCAGGTGTTGGTGTCCCAGGAGCTGGCATTCCAGTTGTCCCAGGTGCTGGGATCCCAGGTGCTGCGGTTCCAG GGGTTGTGTCACCAGAAGCAGCTGCTAAGGCAGCTGCGAAGGCAGCCAAATACG GGGCCAGGCCCGGAGTCGGAGTTGGAGGCATTCCTACTTACGGGGTTGGAGCTGGGGGCTTTCCCGGCTTTGGTGTCGGAGTCGGAGGTATCCCTGGAGTCGCAGGTGTCCCTAGTGTCGGAGGTGTTCCCGGAGTCGGAGGTGTCCCGGGAGTTGGCATTTCCC CCGAAGCTCAGGCAGCAGCTGCCGCCAAGGCTGCCAAGTACG GGTTAGTTCCTGGTGTCGGCGTGGCTCCTGGTGTCGGCGTGGCTCCTGGAGTTGGCGTGGCTCCTGGTGTCGGTGTGGCTCCTGGAGTTGGCGTGGCTCCTGGAGTTGGTGTGGCTCCTGGAGTTGGCGTGGCTCCTGGAGTTGGTGTGGCTCCTGGAGTTGGTGTGGCTCCTGGCGTTGGTGTGGCTCCCGGCGTTGGCGTGGCTCCCGGCATTGGCATTGTCCCTGGTGGAGTTGCAG ctgcAGCAAAATCCGCTGCCAAGGTGGCTGCCAAAGCCCAGCTCC GAGCTGCAGCTGGGCTTGGTGCTGGCATCCCTGGACTTGGAGTTGGCGTCGGCGTCCCTGGACTTGGAGTTGGTGCTGGTGTTCCTGGCTTCGGGGCAG TACCTGGAGCCCTGGCTGCCGCTAAAGCAGCCAAATATG GAGCAGCAGTGCCTGGGGTCCTTGGAGGGCTCGGGGCTCTCGGTGGAGTAGGCGTCCCAGGCGGTGTGGTGG GAGCCGCACccgccgccgctgctgccgcAGCCAAAGCTGCTGCCAAAGCCGCCCAGTTTG GCCTAGTGGGAGCTGCTGGGCTCGGAGGACTCGGAGTCGGAGGGCTTGGAGTTCCAGGTGTTGGGGCCCTTGGAG GTGTACCTCCAGCTGCAGCCGCTAAAGCAGCTAAATACG GAGTGGCAGCAAGACCTGGCTTCGGATTGTCTCCCATTTTCCCAG GTGGGGCCTGCCTGGGGAAAGCTTGTGGCCGGAAGAGAAAATGA